CGTCGCCCCTGTAGGCTACCCAGTCAGGGGCGAAGCCATAGGGGTTGATATCAGGGTCGGCAAGCATGCTTACCGTGCTCTTGGCGATGTCGTCCCAGGGGCCGTTTGGCCGGGTTTGAGCGAAGTAACGCAGCAAGGGCAATGGCAGGTAGCTGGCATTGAAGCGCCAGAGCTGGTCGGGGTGTTCGTAACCCACCGGGCCGGGCAGCAGCATGCGCCCCAGGCCAGGGACATCCCGTACCAGCGTCCGTTCAAGGTTGTCCAGCAGCTGCAGGGCTGCGGTGCGGTAGTGGGGTGCCTGCCAGAGGCGATCGGCTTCGAGCAGGGCATAGGCCATCCACAAGTCGGCATCGCTGGCCGAGTTGCGGTCCAGTACCGTCCAGTCCCCTTTTTCGTTGGCGCCCCACAACCAGCCAGGCAGGTTGCGTTGGGTGTCGCCAGCGGCCAGGTTATCCTGGCTCCATTGCCATAACTGCGCGAAGCGTTCTCGGTCGTTGGCCACCAACGCGAAGAACATGCCGTAAGACTGCCCCTCGGAGCTGCTCTGGTCAGGCTTCATGCTCGAGCCGAGCATACGCCCGTCTTGCTGTACAAACCGTTCGGCGTAGCCCTGCCACAGCGGCCAGTCTGCCGCACAGGCGGCCTGTGCGGCAGAGGGCAGCGCCAGGGCTAGTGCCAGCAGGGATGCGCCCAGGGCGTGCCAGGTTCGCTGGATCATCACCAGAGCCCCTTTAGGCAAGACGCTTGCGCGCACGTGCACGCAAGGCGAGGTAGAGCAGCGAGCTGACCACCGCCAGGCCCAGCAACATGACCAGCAGCATCAGCAGGGGATGCCGGGCAAGCTGCCATTGCACATACTTGACCACCCCGAGTTTGCCAACGTAGTACTGCTCCTCAGCCACCAATGAGTCGATCTTCACGCCATTGATAACCGCCAGGCTGCCCTGAA
The sequence above is drawn from the Pseudomonas putida genome and encodes:
- the bcsZ gene encoding cellulose synthase complex periplasmic endoglucanase BcsZ, which produces MIQRTWHALGASLLALALALPSAAQAACAADWPLWQGYAERFVQQDGRMLGSSMKPDQSSSEGQSYGMFFALVANDRERFAQLWQWSQDNLAAGDTQRNLPGWLWGANEKGDWTVLDRNSASDADLWMAYALLEADRLWQAPHYRTAALQLLDNLERTLVRDVPGLGRMLLPGPVGYEHPDQLWRFNASYLPLPLLRYFAQTRPNGPWDDIAKSTVSMLADPDINPYGFAPDWVAYRGDGKGKGRFGSDPFSNDIGSYDAIRVYLWAGMTPRDDRLAKRLLASLDGMAQATATLGAPPEKVHVLTRTFDGAGFYGFSAALVPLLKAKGLQAAATQQQAIVEQALRDYANPASPAYNTHQYYHLMLSLFSLGWSEKRYQFTPEGRLQLSWEHQCANKP